A single genomic interval of Pirellulales bacterium harbors:
- a CDS encoding mechanosensitive ion channel family protein, with amino-acid sequence MDLRNWWRDLASSDLLQWQFDGYTLPKMLLAAVVFGAALFLMRLTARFVRRHASGLAERRGFDVAHAVAGVAAATKWWFVLIASFFLAALALDLPDAKPSDFVKSVAGTALLLQIAVWADVLIAIFIERYMHRRLETDAASVTMMSALGFLGRVAAWTVAVLLILENQDVQINSLVAGLGIGGVAVALAAQNVLGDLFASLSIVLDKPFILGDFIAVGDFLGSVEHIGLKTTRLRSLSGEQLVFSNADLLQGRIRNYKRMYERRIQFSFGVEYGTPPDKLAAMPGMIREAITAQERTRFDRAHFKSFGDSSLVFESVYYVLSPDYNLYMDIQQAINLALVRRLGAEGIEFAFPTQTLYVHKAPEQ; translated from the coding sequence ATGGATTTGCGGAACTGGTGGCGAGACCTTGCCAGCTCGGATCTGCTGCAGTGGCAGTTCGACGGCTATACGTTGCCGAAAATGCTCCTGGCGGCGGTGGTTTTCGGCGCCGCTTTGTTCCTCATGCGGCTGACCGCGCGTTTTGTCCGTCGCCATGCGAGCGGACTGGCCGAACGACGCGGCTTCGACGTAGCACACGCCGTCGCCGGTGTGGCGGCGGCCACGAAGTGGTGGTTCGTGCTGATCGCGTCGTTCTTTCTGGCCGCGCTGGCGCTCGACCTTCCAGACGCGAAGCCGTCCGATTTCGTCAAGTCGGTCGCCGGAACGGCGCTGTTGCTGCAGATCGCCGTCTGGGCCGACGTGCTGATCGCGATCTTTATCGAGCGCTACATGCACAGGCGTCTGGAAACCGACGCCGCCAGCGTCACCATGATGAGCGCGCTCGGCTTTTTGGGGCGCGTGGCGGCCTGGACTGTGGCGGTGCTGCTGATCTTGGAAAACCAGGACGTCCAGATCAACTCGTTGGTGGCCGGGCTGGGCATCGGCGGCGTCGCGGTGGCGCTGGCCGCGCAGAACGTGCTGGGCGATTTGTTCGCCTCGCTTTCGATCGTGCTCGACAAGCCGTTCATCCTGGGCGATTTCATCGCCGTCGGCGACTTCCTGGGGTCGGTGGAGCACATCGGCCTGAAGACCACCCGCCTCCGCAGCCTGTCGGGCGAGCAGCTTGTGTTCTCGAACGCCGATCTGCTGCAAGGCCGCATTCGCAATTACAAGCGGATGTACGAGCGCCGCATTCAGTTTTCGTTCGGCGTGGAGTACGGCACGCCGCCCGACAAGCTGGCCGCCATGCCCGGCATGATTCGTGAAGCGATCACCGCTCAGGAGAGAACGCGCTTCGACCGGGCGCACTTCAAGTCGTTCGGCGATTCGTCGCTGGTGTTCGAATCGGTCTACTACGTGCTCTCGCCCGACTATAATCTTTACATGGACATTCAGCAGGCGATCAACCTGGCTCTGGTGCGGCGGTTGGGCGCGGAAGGGATCGAGTTCGCCTTCCCCACGCAGACGCTCTACGTCCATAAAGCACCGGAGCAATGA